The Desulfonatronovibrio magnus genome contains the following window.
AAAAGCTGGTTACGCCGACGTTCCATGATTCTCTTGGAGAGGATTTCTCTGAACATATCCTGATCTTCAAGAGGCAACTTACTCACTTCTTCAAGGATATTCTCAAAAGTCATTATGTGAGACATGTCAACTCCTTTGTCTGTTGTCCGGGGGCTGGGCCGGATACCATTGTATTATCTTGTAAAAAAAAGATTTTGCCCACCCCAGTGTAACACCCCAGAGGGGGCCCCGGTTACACAGGGCAGGCGGAACTCACTGAAAAACACGGAAAAGAAATCTTCAAATTCCGTTTCCTTCCACGTGTTTCTTGGGTAATTTCTTTTACTGCTTACGCATGCATGGGTATGATCTTATCCTTACTCATGGGCATCATAATGTTGAATTCATCCATTGACACACATCTTGAAGCATCCAGGATTTCCATTTCCAAGGGACTTCCATTTTCATCAAGATTGCCGTTGTTCCAAGGTATCCATACGCTGAAGCAACCCAGCATTGGCAGCAAGAAAACGACGCATTCGCACGAAAGCCCGCATTACAGCGATATTGACCTGGATTGCCCTGTCACTGGTCAAAACCCCTGAAATACCTGCAACCCCTTGTTCAGTAAAAGCATATGGCAAAGATCCGCCAAGGTGTTTGCGTGAAGGTATCGCATTTTGCGATACCAGGAGGTCAACCTCTGCCTCTGTGAGTTGAAACATGAAGTCTTCTGGAGAGCGTTTGATGTTGCGCTTGACCTGCTCCCTGAGACGGATTGCTTTCACACCGTAAAGATCCGCCAGGTCGCGATCAAGCATTACCTGCTCACCCCTTAAGGTATGAATCTTTTTCCTCAACTGGACTTCATCCGGAACAAATTCATTAGCCATAGGTGAGCCCTGTATGAAAATTGAAGTCTATCGTTCCTGCTTCGAAATATGCAGAAGCCCCTACACTTTCATCATCAGTTGAAACTATTATTCGGTCAAAAAGCCCGGATCTTTGTGCCGCCTGGATGGAATAGGCGATAATGGGCTGCCCGCAGAAGTTTTTGATATTCTTGCGGGGGATGCGTTTTGATCCGCCCCGGGCTGGGATGAATGCTACATTTTTCATGTGAGTAGTTATAAGTTGTCGGTTTTATGTATGGGAGTATGGGTGTATGGGGGTATGAACCCGTAATCCGTGGTCCGGGATCCGTAGTCGGGATTCCGATTCTTCAACGTTTCCGTGTCCTTTTGTGTGTTTATCAAAATTTATGCTTCTTTCAGCAAATCTCTGGAACTATGAATAACTGCCAAGATATTAATTTGATCTGGTTTCATGTGGTATATTATGCGATATGGTTTTTCGAGGCTCTTCGACGTTAGCCGTGGATTTTGTTCAAATTCCCTCATTAGTCTCCAGGAACCAGAATTAATATCTTTTTTATCAGCGGAGATCATCTCCATCAGCGGCTAAAAACTCTTAATCTTTGCCTTAATGCCTGAAGAATGAAGCCAGAAGAATTTAACCGCAGATCTCGCAGATCTTCGCAGATAGGTTAATCCCTTCAGGGTAAATATTTCACTGGGCAGGCAGAGCAAGGCATGAGAAAACTTATCTCTTTTCCAAAGCTCTGCAGCTCTACCGAGTCTTCGAGGGGGCGAGAGACAAAAAAAATCTTATGTCTTGGCCCTAATATGCGGTCAACATTGCTCAAAGCCTTTTCCCGGCTACGTACGCTTGAACCGGATGAACCCTTTTTTTTCGTTTCCTCCCAAGTGTTCCGCCTGCCCAGTTAAACCCTCTGTCGTTTAACCGGGGTGGACAGGATTCTTTTTAAAATTAACATCACCTGGATAAGACATAATTGTCGCTCATTTCAAGGCGGTAGATTTTTTTAAATACTGACAAAGTCGATCAAGCAGAGTTGTATGAAGCTCTTGCCTGATATTTCCGAGTACGCCGCTCGCTTTGCTCACGGGGATGACGTTTATAAATCCAAGCCGGACTACTGACGTTCTGACCAGACCAGTTTGCCCAAATTCTGGGCTTTCTTGTTCCAGAATTACGTCAAAATTCGGTATGCTCTGATGGGTTTGCGTGCTGATTCCACAAATGAGCAGGTCGCCGAATTTTGGCATTTGTCTCAAGATAAGTGCTGGTCGTCTTTTGTTCCGGTTGTCAGCCTGGACCAAGGCCACCAATATGATATCACGTTCTTTCATGGCTGGAACTCAGGGTTGACGGATTTGAGCATGTTGTCCGTGTACTCGGGCTCATCACCGCCATACGCATACTCAAGACAGGACAAGGAAAAATTTATGAGTTCCTGATTCTCTGAACAAGGATCTTGACCATTCTTATGTAGACCTCCTGTCCTGTTTCCCAACTCTTCGGATTTCTCAAAATTGTCAAAAATGACAATCAAATTGTATCGGCCGGACAATTGCACATCTTTCTCCAAGTGAATTTGTCCGTTTTCATAAACAGCACGTACAGCAAGCATCTTTTTTCTCCTTAGTTTAGTAATAATTAGCCCAGTTAAACCCTCTGTCGTTTAACCGGGGTGGGCAGGATTCTCCTTATGGTTTCTAACACTTTAGTAGGCCAAGGGGGTCTGACCCCGAACTGTTTCTATAAGCATTTGATATCATTGTCGATACATCGATTTTCTGAATGAAGGTATGCGAAAAAATCTATAGTTAACTGATATCATTTCAAATTTCAAATTATAATTCCTGACACATGGGGGCATCAAGGCAAAGAGAAAGCAAAGAGCAAAGAAATAAGATTTTTTGACGCTGATTGCGCTGATCTACGCTGATCAGGAGATTTTAATTCTTTCATCTGCGGAGATCTGGTGCGCCAGGCCAAGCCTGGTCAATCTTGCTGGAATGAGGCAGCGGGTGATATTCGGCGATTTTCTGGCCTTACCAGGCCATTGCCCGGAAGTCGTCAGAAATCAATCACCATCATCAGGCGGTATCATTCCCTTTTTTTACTCATTTTACGTGCCACGTGATTCAGGTAAAAAAGCCACTTTTTACCGCTTTTACGTAACGGCTTTTCAAATTCAAGCAACTACCAGATAACGGAAGGATAATAATTACGAATCACATTGTCTGATGGTATAATGGGGAGATTGCGCTGTTTAGCGAGTGCGACAATCAGCCTGTCGGCTGGATCTCGATGATTCCAATCCAAATCCAGTGACTCCAGCCAGAGTTCTGTATCTATGGGGACCTGTTCTATCTTGACTTGCGCAAGCAATGCCGCAAATGATTTAATGGGCATGCCAATATTCAGCTTGCCCTTTTGAATTTTTACTCCAATCTCCCAAATAGTAACTGAGGCAATACATGCGCCTGTCTCATCTATATTTTTGCAGTGATCAGATGCCGGTTGTGAGAGTTTTTCCGGATCAAGGGTCAACCAGAGCAAAGCACAAGTATCGAGCACGTATGTCATGTTTCCGCCCATTCCTGGCTCTCAGGTTCCAAAATATCACCGGCATAGTGTACCTTGCCGCGATATGGCCCAAACACGGCATCAACTGACTGTTTAGGCTGAAACGGTTTAATTATAAATACAGGTTTTTTTCGTGAGGTTACAATGAGTTCGTCTCCCGTGGTCTCCAAGCGAAAAAGATACTTCTGGAAATTTGAAGCAAATTCTTCTTTTGTAATATTCAGTTTCGGCATAATGACCTCCTTCCTGCTTCATGCTTATAATTCTCCGCAACCCGCTTATTTTTTTCGCAGCCTATCACCGGCTCGCAAGAACCGTCCATCCTTTTTGTAATCAACGATTCGGACCAAACTGTCTCCAGTCTTTACGTAAACCGCCTGGCGCCTGGTCATCCTTAAAAAGAACGGCTCCAGGTATGATTGTTAAAATCTTTTAGGCAGTCCAGCCTGCTTCAGAACGGCATTGGCCGTATGTCTTGATTTTATCGCATTGTCCACCACAAACCTGACTTCAGTTATTGGACTGTACCATAGCTCATGATCGCCTTTTCCCTGTCTTTCAAAAGTACACTTGGCTTCACGCAGAATCTTTTTAAGATCCTCTGTATAATCGGCCATCAGACAGCAGTCCCCTGTGCGATCTCAAATCTCCTGCTCAATAGTTCAAATGGAGTTTCTTGGGACAAATCCACTCCATTGGCCCCAAGAAGTTCAGGGATGACGATCTTCAGTTTATGGACAAGATTTTCCAGAGTGTCTGATTCAGTAGCAAGGCCGGGGGCATCCTCGCTGGTGGCCACCCAGACCATTGCTTCATTATCCCATTCAGCCCTGACAAATAAGGGTTTTGTATTCATTTCTCATCTCCTTTTTTATCGGCCCAAGTCTCTGCCACTCTGCAGGGGGGGTGACCCCAAGATGTTTCAGCCGCTGCAGATTCAGTTTGTTCTGTTGTTCGCTTTGGGGTCGGACCTAAACATCATACTTAAATATCGGGACAAACCCAGTGAAATCCAGCAGAGCTGGGCTGCAAGGCAGCATTTCACCAGGCAGGTGTCCCAAATTAGCCTGTTTTCAGACCTTAGAAGCCCCCCCAATGAAACCCTGCTTTGCAGCAGGACACTGCATGTGTTTCATAAGGGATAAGAAATTAACTTCCGTAACCAGCCTCTTTTTCTTTGGCGATAAAACCAATTTTCTTCTTGGGTTCGGCATCTTCAGCTAAGAGATGATCCAGGGTTTCAAATACAACTCGGAATTTTCCCTCGGTTTCCTTGCGCAGACTTTCTATTTCATTTCGCAATTCCTCGTTATCCAGCACCAGATGTCTTAATTTTGTAAAAGCCCGCATGATTTGGATATTAACCTGGATTGCCTGGTCGCTGTTTAATACGCTTGAAAGCATGGCCACACCCTGTTCGGTAAAGGCAAAAGGCATCTTGCGAATTCCGCCCCATCTTGATGTCACAAATTGTGATTTCAAGCTTTCCCATTCTTCCCTGGTAATCTGGAACATGAAATCAGATGGGAAGCGCTTTAAATTTCGCTTGACAGCCTGCATCAGGACTCGGTGTTCTACTCCGTATAGTTCAGAAAGGTCATTACCCAACAGAACTTTATGCCCACGAATTACCAGGATTCGTCCCGCAATCACTTCAGGGACGTAAATATTTTTCTCTGTCATTGCTCATTACTCTGTATGCTTCTGTAACGGAACCATAGGGTCTTACCCCGGAATTCCTCTGTAAATATCTAATATCATTGCCTATAAATCGATTTTTTTCAATGAAGGCATGCTAAAATTATATCGTTAACTGATATTGTTATAAATTTCAAATCATAATCCTGGCATATAAAAAAAGCAAAGAGAAAGACATTTTTGACGCTGATTGCGCTGATTTTCGCTGATAAGAAATTTCATTTTGCCTTAACCATAGACCTTCTGCGTGATCTGAGGTTAAAGCTCTACTGCCTTATATTATTCCGTAGCGGATAATAGCTTGTACTATCAGGCGGTTTGGGGTCGGACCTAACCATCATACTTAAATATCAGGATAAACCCAGTGAAATCCAGCAGAGCTTAAAGAACCTGTCCCTTATGTTGCGTTTCCTTGGATCAATCCCTCTCTTCAAGCTCTTCACTGTCCCCTGACTCCTGGCTTTCAGCTGCCCCTGTCTCATATACAAACTGCCTGTACTTGCGGACAATCTCCTTGGGGTCAAACTCATTCCATTCCTTCATCCCAAAGTCTATGGACAGCAAGCCGCTTGTCCCGTGAAATTCACGAAGTGACCCGCAAAGCGGGATTTCATTGGGATCTTTGTTCCCGGTCTGAATATAGTATAATTTGTATGTTTCTGTTTTTTACACTTATAATTGACATTGTTAACATATATGTGTACTTTAAATGAATGAAGACCATTGAATTCTATCGTTCAGTGTCTGGAAATTGCCCTGTTGAAGATCATTTGGATAACCTGACTGATGCGCAAGTTATGAAAGTGACATGGGTATTGAAATTAATCCAAGAAATTGACCGTGTACCATCTAAGTATTTTAAAAAACTGGTAAATACGGACGATATTTGGGAAGTTCGAATTGATGTTGGAAAAAACACTTTTCGTTTGCTTGGCTTCTTCTATGGAAACGAGCTGATAATTTTGACAAACTCATTTCAAAAGAAAAGCCAAAAAACGCCTAAAAAGGAAATTGAATTAGCAGAAAAGCGTAAGAAAGAATATTTTTAGCAGGAGGACGGCTAATGGATGATTTAGATAAATATATTGAAAAAAGAAAAAAGAAAAGCCCCAGTTTTGAAGAGAGCTTTGATAAAGGATATGAGCAATTTAAGATTGGTGTCCTCTTGAAGCAGGCACGTCTTGAAGCAGGGCTCACTCAAGAACAGGTTGCCTCAATATTGAATACCAAAAAATCAGCTATTTCTAGAATTGAAAACCACGCTGAGGATATCAGGCTTTCAACTTTAGTAAATTATGCTCAAGCAGTAGGGAAAAATCTTCATCTAAAAGTAGCCTGACCACAGCGAACCATAAGTAAAGCATATT
Protein-coding sequences here:
- a CDS encoding ORF6N domain-containing protein; this translates as MANEFVPDEVQLRKKIHTLRGEQVMLDRDLADLYGVKAIRLREQVKRNIKRSPEDFMFQLTEAEVDLLVSQNAIPSRKHLGGSLPYAFTEQGVAGISGVLTSDRAIQVNIAVMRAFVRMRRFLAANAGLLQRMDTLEQRQS
- a CDS encoding cytidylyltransferase domain-containing protein produces the protein MKNVAFIPARGGSKRIPRKNIKNFCGQPIIAYSIQAAQRSGLFDRIIVSTDDESVGASAYFEAGTIDFNFHTGLTYG
- a CDS encoding type II toxin-antitoxin system PemK/MazF family toxin, producing the protein MKERDIILVALVQADNRNKRRPALILRQMPKFGDLLICGISTQTHQSIPNFDVILEQESPEFGQTGLVRTSVVRLGFINVIPVSKASGVLGNIRQELHTTLLDRLCQYLKKSTALK
- a CDS encoding type II toxin-antitoxin system VapC family toxin — its product is MTYVLDTCALLWLTLDPEKLSQPASDHCKNIDETGACIASVTIWEIGVKIQKGKLNIGMPIKSFAALLAQVKIEQVPIDTELWLESLDLDWNHRDPADRLIVALAKQRNLPIIPSDNVIRNYYPSVIW
- a CDS encoding type II toxin-antitoxin system Phd/YefM family antitoxin produces the protein MPKLNITKEEFASNFQKYLFRLETTGDELIVTSRKKPVFIIKPFQPKQSVDAVFGPYRGKVHYAGDILEPESQEWAET
- a CDS encoding type II toxin-antitoxin system HicA family toxin; amino-acid sequence: MADYTEDLKKILREAKCTFERQGKGDHELWYSPITEVRFVVDNAIKSRHTANAVLKQAGLPKRF
- a CDS encoding DUF1902 domain-containing protein, with translation MNTKPLFVRAEWDNEAMVWVATSEDAPGLATESDTLENLVHKLKIVIPELLGANGVDLSQETPFELLSRRFEIAQGTAV
- a CDS encoding ORF6N domain-containing protein; its protein translation is MTEKNIYVPEVIAGRILVIRGHKVLLGNDLSELYGVEHRVLMQAVKRNLKRFPSDFMFQITREEWESLKSQFVTSRWGGIRKMPFAFTEQGVAMLSSVLNSDQAIQVNIQIMRAFTKLRHLVLDNEELRNEIESLRKETEGKFRVVFETLDHLLAEDAEPKKKIGFIAKEKEAGYGS
- a CDS encoding type II toxin-antitoxin system RelE/ParE family toxin, encoding MKTIEFYRSVSGNCPVEDHLDNLTDAQVMKVTWVLKLIQEIDRVPSKYFKKLVNTDDIWEVRIDVGKNTFRLLGFFYGNELIILTNSFQKKSQKTPKKEIELAEKRKKEYF
- a CDS encoding helix-turn-helix domain-containing protein; protein product: MDDLDKYIEKRKKKSPSFEESFDKGYEQFKIGVLLKQARLEAGLTQEQVASILNTKKSAISRIENHAEDIRLSTLVNYAQAVGKNLHLKVA